One stretch of Desulfovibrio sp. JC022 DNA includes these proteins:
- a CDS encoding penicillin-binding protein 1A, whose product MKKVYKILLIVTLVMGILGVGSMAGLYFWASSDLPGFKNITDYNPPLVTTVYSRNHKVLGYFYKEKRFLVRMDEMTPLLPKAFLAAEDASFYQHDGVDFTAISRAFVANMKSGAKTQGGSTITQQIIKRLLLTPEKSYKRKLKEAILAFRLEHYLEKDEILTIYLNQIYLGAGAYGVEAAARTYFGKHVNELSIAECALLAGLPQAPSRYDPLRHPERAKARQLYVLGQMYEHNWISRDEYNKAVEQPLVYKSMEDPSWKHGPYFLEEVRRWLIDKYGEETVYKGGLNVYASCDIKHQDAADQAVKKGLEASTRRRGWRGPLLELKPAEYAGFLASEIIPEPDLRPGKWVKVLVTKVSKKEAAVKFGKYAASMPVTSMKWCRTPDVKKAPEDVRPKKDATKILKKGDVVWARLDKAFFKDGSEVNFNQVDPDTDTLGDVSWQVSLMQKPVVQGALVSMDPKTGDVLAMVGGYTFSGTQGSQFNRATQAKRQPGSAFKPIVYSTAMDNGFTPASIMMDAPFVYTDMEAGKLWKPQNFEGVFYGPTLLRTALVKSRNLVTIRLARKMSIDKIIQRAKDMGLEANFPRDLSVALGSGSVTLLNMVEAYSTFARGGSRVKARLVLSVNSAWGELLYDSKPEITDAISPQTAYIMCNLMKEVVQHGTGWRAKVLRRPVAGKTGTTNNEQDAWYMGYSPYLVTGVFVGFDQLTPMGKWETGSRAASPLWVAYRKKVEKDYPYEDFPQPEGVVMAKIDAASGLLAGPNSKEIYFLPFKEGTQPTRTASGSGEDGDSGGAGSSEDLFKQTF is encoded by the coding sequence ATGAAAAAAGTATATAAAATATTACTGATAGTTACATTGGTGATGGGAATCCTCGGCGTCGGGTCCATGGCCGGTCTTTATTTTTGGGCATCCAGCGATCTGCCCGGATTCAAAAATATTACCGACTATAATCCGCCGCTTGTTACTACTGTTTATTCCCGCAACCACAAGGTTCTCGGATATTTCTACAAGGAAAAGCGTTTTCTGGTCCGCATGGACGAGATGACCCCGCTGCTGCCCAAGGCTTTTCTGGCGGCTGAAGATGCTTCCTTTTATCAGCATGACGGTGTTGATTTTACCGCCATCTCCCGTGCATTTGTTGCCAACATGAAAAGCGGTGCCAAAACTCAGGGTGGTAGTACCATTACCCAGCAGATCATCAAACGTCTGCTGCTGACTCCGGAAAAAAGCTATAAGCGTAAGCTTAAGGAAGCTATTCTTGCTTTCCGTCTGGAGCATTATCTTGAAAAAGATGAAATCCTGACCATTTACCTGAACCAGATTTATCTTGGCGCAGGTGCCTACGGTGTCGAAGCTGCTGCGCGTACCTATTTTGGCAAGCATGTTAATGAACTTTCCATTGCCGAATGTGCACTCCTTGCCGGACTGCCGCAGGCACCCAGCCGTTATGATCCGCTACGCCACCCGGAAAGAGCGAAAGCGCGTCAGCTTTATGTACTCGGCCAGATGTATGAGCATAACTGGATTTCCCGTGACGAGTACAACAAAGCCGTGGAACAGCCTCTTGTATACAAGAGCATGGAAGATCCTTCATGGAAACACGGCCCTTATTTTCTTGAGGAAGTGCGCCGTTGGCTGATCGATAAATATGGTGAGGAAACCGTCTATAAAGGCGGTCTCAACGTATACGCTTCCTGTGATATCAAGCATCAGGATGCTGCGGATCAGGCTGTTAAAAAAGGACTTGAAGCATCCACCAGACGTCGTGGCTGGAGAGGGCCGCTGCTGGAGCTGAAGCCTGCGGAATATGCGGGATTCCTTGCTTCTGAAATTATTCCTGAACCGGACCTTCGCCCCGGAAAATGGGTCAAGGTGCTTGTTACCAAGGTTTCCAAGAAGGAAGCTGCGGTTAAGTTTGGAAAATATGCGGCCTCCATGCCGGTTACGAGCATGAAATGGTGCCGTACCCCGGATGTGAAAAAAGCACCTGAAGATGTCCGTCCCAAGAAAGATGCCACCAAGATCCTCAAGAAGGGTGATGTGGTCTGGGCAAGACTCGATAAGGCCTTTTTTAAGGACGGCAGCGAAGTTAATTTTAATCAGGTAGATCCTGATACCGATACTCTTGGTGATGTCAGCTGGCAGGTTTCACTCATGCAGAAACCTGTTGTACAGGGCGCGCTTGTTTCCATGGATCCCAAGACAGGTGATGTTTTGGCTATGGTCGGTGGATATACCTTCAGCGGAACCCAGGGCAGCCAGTTCAACCGCGCAACTCAGGCTAAACGCCAGCCCGGTTCAGCTTTTAAGCCCATTGTATATTCTACAGCCATGGACAACGGGTTTACCCCGGCTTCTATCATGATGGACGCTCCGTTTGTTTATACTGATATGGAAGCTGGCAAGCTTTGGAAACCTCAGAACTTTGAGGGTGTTTTCTACGGTCCGACCTTGCTGCGCACGGCTCTGGTAAAGTCCAGAAACCTCGTAACCATCAGATTGGCCCGTAAGATGAGCATCGATAAAATCATCCAGCGTGCCAAAGACATGGGCCTTGAAGCAAATTTCCCCAGAGATCTTTCTGTGGCACTTGGTTCCGGGTCTGTAACTCTGCTGAATATGGTTGAAGCTTATTCAACCTTTGCACGGGGCGGATCACGGGTTAAAGCCCGTCTGGTACTTTCGGTGAATAGTGCATGGGGCGAACTTCTTTATGATTCAAAACCGGAAATTACTGATGCCATCAGCCCGCAGACAGCTTACATCATGTGTAACCTGATGAAGGAGGTTGTGCAGCATGGTACCGGCTGGAGAGCTAAGGTGCTTCGTCGTCCTGTTGCGGGCAAGACCGGAACTACCAACAACGAGCAGGATGCATGGTATATGGGATATTCTCCATACCTTGTTACCGGGGTATTTGTCGGTTTTGACCAGTTGACTCCCATGGGTAAATGGGAAACAGGCTCCCGCGCGGCCAGTCCGCTATGGGTTGCTTACCGCAAGAAGGTGGAGAAGGATTATCCCTATGAGGATTTCCCACAGCCCGAAGGTGTGGTCATGGCCAAGATTGATGCAGCTTCCGGCTTGCTTGCCGGGCCGAACTCCAAGGAAATCTACTTCCTGCCGTTCAAAGAGGGCACTCAGCCTACTAGAACCGCATCCGGTTCTGGTGAGGACGGTGATTCCGGTGGGGCCGGTTCCAGTGAGGATCTGTTTAAGCAGACGTTCTAA
- a CDS encoding YkgJ family cysteine cluster protein — protein MNDPFVCARCGAKGPTCCELTPGTEEVCFPVSEYERERIMECVPDSGGFALQLNTSVFIENMLRLFPGQRRTVKKLFPPGGTHYRLEVDSGGKCLFLGNEGCVLPKEARPLYCRLFPFWTDENGRITLLEVENCLAQHENKTPGKLFKALGVTQAEVREMHSRLRIAWGFVPHADD, from the coding sequence ATGAACGATCCTTTTGTTTGTGCCAGATGCGGTGCCAAGGGGCCGACATGTTGTGAACTTACTCCGGGTACTGAGGAAGTCTGTTTTCCTGTTTCTGAATATGAACGGGAGCGCATTATGGAATGCGTTCCCGATTCCGGTGGTTTTGCTCTTCAGCTGAATACTTCGGTTTTTATTGAGAACATGCTCAGACTGTTTCCGGGACAACGTAGGACTGTAAAAAAACTTTTTCCTCCCGGCGGAACCCATTATCGGCTGGAAGTTGATTCCGGCGGAAAATGTTTGTTTCTTGGTAATGAAGGGTGTGTGCTTCCCAAGGAAGCCCGGCCGCTCTATTGCCGGCTTTTTCCTTTTTGGACAGATGAGAATGGCAGGATTACGCTTCTTGAGGTTGAAAACTGTCTTGCACAGCATGAAAACAAGACTCCGGGAAAGTTGTTCAAAGCTCTTGGAGTTACGCAGGCCGAAGTGCGCGAAATGCATAGTAGGCTGAGAATCGCTTGGGGATTTGTTCCCCATGCAGATGATTGA
- the purF gene encoding amidophosphoribosyltransferase encodes MKKEYCGLFGIYGHPEAARMTYFGLYAMQHRGQESAGIVTWDGGTIREQKGMGLVADVFNERHLGKELKGDIGIGHIRYSTTGASLIRNAQPFLVKFGDLNLAIAHNGNLVNTLELRKELEAQGSIFQTTMDSEVFVHLIAKNLNGNTIEDAVMKACRKVKGAFSLLIMANDKLIAVKDPNGFRPLAIGRVGDNYVFASETCAFDLIDAEEIRPVNAGEMVVVEDGKLTSYTYCESAPKRQCIFELIYFARPDSTVFGEVVYERRKKMGAVLATEQPVDADFVMPFPDSGNYAAVGYSQESGLPLELAMIRNHYVGRTFIQPSQDMRDFSVRVKLNPVKSMIKGKKILIVEDSIVRGTTTRTRVKKLRELGAREIHMRVSCPPIRNPCYYGIDFSSKGELIAANSTEEEIARFLGLDSLHYLSIDGLLSSVEEKDSYCLACFNGDYPIPPCKGYGKMCFEDE; translated from the coding sequence ATGAAAAAAGAATATTGCGGACTGTTTGGGATTTACGGACACCCTGAAGCAGCAAGAATGACCTATTTCGGCCTTTACGCCATGCAGCATCGCGGGCAGGAATCTGCCGGGATCGTGACCTGGGATGGCGGAACTATCCGTGAACAGAAGGGCATGGGGCTTGTAGCCGATGTCTTTAACGAGCGCCATCTCGGGAAGGAACTTAAAGGCGATATTGGTATCGGGCATATTCGTTACTCCACAACCGGAGCTTCCCTGATCAGGAATGCTCAGCCTTTTCTCGTCAAGTTCGGTGATTTGAATTTGGCAATTGCCCATAACGGGAACCTCGTGAATACTCTTGAGCTGCGTAAAGAGCTCGAGGCACAGGGCTCCATCTTTCAGACCACTATGGATTCCGAGGTTTTTGTTCATCTGATCGCCAAGAATCTTAATGGTAATACCATTGAAGACGCGGTAATGAAGGCCTGTCGCAAGGTCAAAGGTGCATTTTCACTGCTGATCATGGCAAATGATAAGCTCATCGCTGTGAAAGATCCCAACGGATTCAGGCCGCTTGCCATTGGTCGTGTGGGTGATAACTACGTCTTTGCCTCTGAAACTTGTGCTTTCGATCTCATCGATGCTGAGGAAATTCGTCCTGTTAATGCCGGAGAGATGGTAGTTGTGGAAGACGGTAAACTCACTTCCTATACTTATTGCGAAAGTGCTCCCAAGCGTCAGTGTATTTTTGAATTGATTTATTTTGCCCGTCCGGACTCCACCGTGTTCGGTGAAGTTGTTTATGAGCGCCGCAAGAAAATGGGCGCGGTTCTGGCTACTGAGCAGCCTGTAGATGCTGATTTTGTTATGCCGTTTCCTGATTCCGGTAACTATGCCGCAGTAGGCTATTCTCAGGAATCAGGTCTACCGCTTGAACTTGCCATGATCCGTAACCATTACGTTGGCCGTACTTTTATTCAGCCTTCACAGGATATGCGCGACTTCAGCGTAAGGGTGAAGCTAAATCCGGTAAAATCCATGATCAAGGGCAAGAAGATCCTGATTGTGGAAGATTCCATCGTACGTGGAACCACCACCCGGACCAGAGTTAAAAAACTTCGTGAACTTGGTGCTCGTGAAATTCATATGCGGGTAAGTTGTCCCCCTATACGTAACCCATGTTATTACGGTATCGATTTTTCATCCAAGGGCGAACTTATTGCCGCCAACAGCACTGAAGAAGAAATCGCACGTTTCTTGGGCCTTGATTCTCTGCACTACCTGTCCATCGACGGTCTGCTCAGTTCAGTGGAAGAAAAAGATTCTTACTGCCTTGCCTGCTTTAACGGTGATTATCCCATTCCTCCCTGTAAGGGATACGGGAAAATGTGCTTTGAGGATGAGTAA
- the carB gene encoding carbamoyl-phosphate synthase large subunit encodes MPKRTDIKKIMLIGSGPIVIGQACEFDYSGTQALKALKEEGYEVILVNSNPATIMTDPVLADRTYIEPIEPGTIAKIIEKERPDALLPTLGGQTALNTALAVAELGVLEKFGVELIGASVDVIEKAESRELFRAAMEKIGLKVPTSRIARNIDDVRRCGKEIDFPIIIRPAFTLGGTGGGVAYNMEDLEDIAMQGISASLQNEVMLEESILGWKEYELEVMRDRKDNCVIICSIENIDPMGVHTGDSITVAPAQTLTDVEYQMLRDASLAIMREIGVETGGSNVQFAINPENGELAIIEMNPRVSRSSALASKATGFPIAKIAAKLAVGYTLDEIPNDITRETMASFEPTIDYCVIKIPRFTFEKFPGSEDYLTTAMKSVGETMAIGRTFKECLQKGLRSLEVGMPGFGKVFEPAEMDRDELIGLIRKPNSKRMFFLREAFLAGLTPEEIFDITKIDPWYLHQFEDLVTFEKELRQFSLEIGLYSGDERVAAMFKKAKEYGYSDPQLATMWRESEKNVREFRKNLGLIPTYYLVDTCAAEFEAYTPYFYSTYESGQEAESMKERKVMILGGGPNRIGQGIEFDYCCCHSAFALEDMGVKSIMVNSNPETVSTDYDTSDRLYFEPLTYEDVLNIIEFEKPEGVIVQFGGQTPLNLAIPLLKAGVPILGTSPDAIDRAEDRERFQALLQKLELKQPPNGTAMSLDDAKAIAERLGYPLVLRPSYVLGGRGMDIVYSDEEFDTYFREAAVVSPEHPILIDKFLENAVEVDVDALSDGDQTYVAGVMEHIEEAGIHSGDSACVLPPHTLSDELVAEIERQTVALAEELEIVGLMNIQFAVKDGDVYIIEVNPRASRTVPFVSKATGIQLAKMATKVMLGEKLKDLDPWSMRKEGFYSVKEAVFPFNRFPNVDVKLGPEMRSTGEVMGMDYTPGLAFMKAQLGAGLKLPLEGTVFISVKDRDKDAIIPTAQNFHELGFKILATGGTADFLNEKGIITEKILKVHEGRPHVVDYIKNGDIDLLINTPSDKSTVTDSKEIRQTTLLHGLAYTTTVAGAHAMSLAIKEQRGKGLDVQCLQHYHNM; translated from the coding sequence ATGCCTAAACGCACTGATATCAAAAAAATTATGCTTATCGGCTCCGGGCCGATCGTCATTGGTCAGGCCTGCGAGTTTGACTATTCCGGAACACAGGCCCTTAAAGCCCTTAAGGAAGAGGGTTACGAGGTTATCCTCGTCAACTCAAACCCCGCAACCATCATGACCGATCCCGTTCTAGCGGATCGAACCTACATTGAACCCATCGAACCCGGCACCATTGCCAAAATCATTGAAAAAGAACGACCGGATGCACTGCTGCCCACCTTGGGCGGTCAGACTGCGCTGAATACCGCCCTTGCTGTTGCAGAACTGGGCGTGCTTGAAAAATTCGGTGTAGAGCTTATCGGTGCATCTGTTGATGTTATTGAAAAGGCTGAAAGCCGTGAACTTTTCCGTGCTGCCATGGAGAAGATCGGTCTTAAGGTCCCCACCAGCCGCATTGCCCGCAACATTGATGATGTGCGCCGTTGCGGTAAGGAAATTGATTTCCCTATCATCATCCGTCCGGCATTCACCCTTGGTGGAACCGGCGGCGGTGTGGCTTACAATATGGAAGACCTTGAAGATATCGCCATGCAGGGTATATCTGCCAGTCTTCAGAACGAAGTCATGCTTGAGGAGTCCATTCTCGGCTGGAAAGAGTACGAGCTTGAGGTCATGCGTGACCGCAAGGACAACTGCGTAATCATCTGTTCCATTGAAAACATCGATCCCATGGGCGTGCATACCGGTGATTCCATCACTGTTGCGCCTGCTCAGACTTTGACCGATGTTGAATATCAGATGTTAAGGGATGCGTCCCTCGCCATCATGCGTGAAATCGGTGTTGAAACCGGTGGTTCCAACGTACAGTTTGCAATCAACCCTGAGAATGGTGAGCTTGCAATTATTGAGATGAACCCCCGTGTTTCCCGTTCTTCCGCATTGGCTTCCAAGGCGACCGGATTCCCCATTGCCAAGATCGCAGCCAAGCTTGCGGTTGGTTACACTCTTGATGAGATTCCCAACGACATTACTCGCGAGACAATGGCTTCTTTTGAACCGACCATTGACTACTGCGTAATCAAGATTCCAAGATTTACTTTTGAAAAATTCCCCGGTTCCGAGGATTATCTGACCACCGCCATGAAGAGTGTCGGTGAGACCATGGCAATCGGCAGAACTTTTAAGGAATGTTTGCAGAAAGGTCTACGGTCACTTGAAGTTGGTATGCCCGGTTTCGGCAAGGTTTTCGAGCCCGCTGAGATGGACCGCGATGAGTTGATCGGTTTGATCCGCAAGCCTAACTCCAAGCGTATGTTTTTCCTGCGGGAAGCTTTCCTTGCCGGTCTGACCCCTGAAGAAATTTTCGACATCACCAAGATTGATCCTTGGTATCTGCATCAGTTTGAAGATCTTGTTACTTTTGAAAAAGAACTCAGACAGTTCTCCCTTGAGATCGGTTTGTATTCCGGTGATGAACGGGTTGCGGCCATGTTTAAGAAAGCCAAGGAATACGGTTATTCCGATCCACAGCTGGCTACCATGTGGCGTGAGTCTGAAAAGAATGTCCGTGAATTCAGGAAAAATCTCGGCCTGATTCCTACTTACTATCTGGTTGATACCTGTGCCGCGGAGTTCGAGGCTTACACCCCTTATTTCTACTCCACTTACGAGTCAGGTCAGGAAGCTGAATCCATGAAGGAACGCAAGGTCATGATCCTTGGCGGCGGTCCCAACAGGATCGGGCAGGGGATTGAGTTTGACTATTGCTGCTGTCACTCCGCATTCGCGTTGGAAGACATGGGCGTGAAATCAATCATGGTCAACTCCAACCCGGAAACTGTCTCCACTGACTATGACACCTCCGACAGACTCTATTTTGAGCCGCTTACTTATGAAGATGTGCTTAACATCATTGAGTTTGAAAAGCCTGAAGGCGTCATTGTCCAGTTTGGCGGGCAGACTCCTTTGAACCTCGCTATTCCATTACTTAAGGCTGGGGTTCCCATTCTCGGAACTTCTCCTGACGCAATTGACCGCGCAGAAGACAGGGAGCGTTTTCAGGCACTGCTCCAGAAGCTAGAGCTCAAGCAGCCGCCGAATGGAACCGCCATGTCTCTTGATGACGCTAAGGCAATTGCCGAGCGTCTCGGATATCCTCTGGTGCTACGTCCTTCTTACGTTCTTGGTGGACGTGGTATGGACATTGTTTACAGTGACGAGGAATTTGATACTTATTTCCGCGAAGCCGCGGTTGTTTCTCCTGAGCACCCCATTCTCATCGACAAGTTTCTTGAGAATGCGGTTGAGGTGGATGTTGATGCTCTTTCCGACGGCGACCAAACCTATGTTGCCGGAGTGATGGAGCATATTGAGGAAGCTGGAATTCATTCCGGTGATTCTGCTTGCGTACTTCCTCCGCATACTTTGAGCGATGAGCTGGTCGCAGAAATTGAACGTCAGACTGTGGCCCTTGCTGAAGAGCTGGAAATTGTCGGTCTGATGAACATTCAGTTCGCGGTCAAAGATGGTGATGTTTACATCATTGAAGTAAACCCCCGTGCTTCCCGTACCGTACCTTTCGTAAGTAAGGCTACCGGTATCCAGCTTGCCAAGATGGCTACAAAGGTCATGCTTGGTGAAAAGCTTAAGGATCTCGACCCTTGGTCCATGCGTAAGGAAGGGTTCTACTCTGTTAAAGAAGCGGTATTCCCCTTTAACAGGTTTCCCAATGTGGATGTTAAGCTCGGACCTGAAATGCGTTCTACCGGCGAGGTTATGGGAATGGATTACACTCCTGGTCTCGCTTTCATGAAAGCTCAACTTGGTGCAGGGCTGAAGCTTCCCCTTGAGGGAACAGTCTTCATTTCCGTAAAGGATAGGGATAAGGATGCCATTATTCCCACTGCTCAGAATTTTCATGAATTAGGTTTTAAAATTCTGGCTACCGGTGGAACTGCTGATTTTCTAAACGAAAAGGGCATTATTACCGAGAAGATTCTTAAAGTTCATGAAGGACGTCCTCATGTAGTTGATTATATTAAGAATGGGGATATTGATTTACTTATTAACACTCCATCCGATAAGAGTACGGTCACTGACTCCAAGGAAATCAGGCAGACCACCTTACTTCACGGATTGGCATATACAACGACTGTCGCAGGAGCCCATGCCATGAGTTTGGCAATTAAGGAGCAACGCGGCAAAGGACTTGATGTGCAGTGCTTACAGCACTACCACAACATGTAA
- a CDS encoding FeoA domain-containing protein: MANTANARPLSSYKGGMSVRVTGFEGGRCCRSRLLSMGIIPGTIVHIINGNGRMNIRVRSSQFAIGHEMTNKIMAIPVCDCNKCSAF, encoded by the coding sequence ATGGCAAACACAGCAAATGCAAGACCGCTCTCCAGCTACAAAGGCGGAATGTCGGTCAGAGTAACCGGATTTGAAGGTGGAAGGTGCTGCCGCAGCAGACTCCTTTCCATGGGAATAATTCCGGGCACTATCGTACATATTATCAATGGTAACGGTAGAATGAATATCCGTGTCCGCAGCTCTCAGTTTGCTATCGGACACGAAATGACCAACAAGATTATGGCCATCCCTGTTTGCGACTGCAACAAATGCAGTGCTTTTTAG
- a CDS encoding SlyX family protein: MSNTKSTEERIESLESALALQDQTIEELNKFIIAQQKQIGDLEKKLEFMVRQIKDLKEAVDYASPQDDVPPPHYGQV; encoded by the coding sequence ATGAGCAACACAAAATCCACAGAAGAAAGAATAGAAAGTCTTGAAAGCGCACTCGCGCTTCAGGATCAGACAATTGAAGAGTTGAATAAATTCATCATCGCCCAGCAGAAACAAATCGGCGATCTTGAAAAGAAACTTGAATTTATGGTCAGGCAGATAAAAGACCTCAAAGAAGCCGTGGACTACGCTTCACCGCAGGATGATGTTCCACCACCACATTACGGGCAGGTATAA
- a CDS encoding amino acid ABC transporter permease, protein MQWDVVWNNLDYFLWGAFPDGPIGGLAASIILALLGIFGAFWIGLAAGLMRLSRNRLVKSVSVVYIEVIRGIPLLMLIFWFYFLAPVVLGRSLPEFQCALVAFIVFTGAYIGEIVKAGVIALPRGQMEAARGTGLSHVQAMRYVILPQALRNMIPSFVNQFVSLTKDTSLAYIIGVNELTRTATQVNNRTLSAPTEIFIAIAILYFIVCYVLTWASRRMEAHMAKYQARDR, encoded by the coding sequence GTGCAATGGGATGTAGTTTGGAACAACTTGGATTATTTTCTCTGGGGCGCCTTTCCTGATGGACCCATCGGCGGTCTGGCAGCCAGTATTATTCTGGCTTTGCTCGGTATTTTCGGTGCTTTCTGGATCGGTCTTGCCGCAGGTTTGATGCGTCTTTCCCGCAATAGGCTGGTTAAGTCCGTATCTGTCGTCTATATTGAAGTTATTCGCGGGATTCCCCTGCTGATGCTCATCTTTTGGTTCTATTTTCTGGCTCCTGTTGTGCTTGGTCGCTCTCTGCCGGAATTTCAGTGTGCCCTGGTTGCTTTTATTGTTTTTACCGGTGCATATATCGGTGAAATCGTAAAGGCCGGGGTTATCGCCCTGCCGAGGGGACAGATGGAAGCCGCAAGGGGAACAGGTCTTTCTCATGTTCAGGCCATGCGTTACGTAATTCTGCCGCAGGCCTTGCGCAATATGATTCCTTCCTTTGTTAACCAGTTCGTATCCCTGACCAAGGATACCTCCCTTGCCTATATCATCGGGGTGAACGAGCTTACACGTACAGCCACACAGGTTAACAACAGAACCCTGTCCGCTCCCACGGAAATATTTATTGCCATCGCGATTCTTTATTTCATCGTCTGCTATGTGCTGACCTGGGCCAGCCGCCGTATGGAAGCGCATATGGCAAAGTATCAGGCCAGAGATCGTTAG
- a CDS encoding amino acid ABC transporter permease, translated as MNYQFDWNLVLSGQYGQWIIDGVKVTLQISAVSIVFTLLLGTIVAVMRMSKFKPFEWFSFAFVEFFRNTPLLIQIFFWYFGSYSILPDGVNEWLYDHDFEFAAGVISLTVYTAAFVAEEIRAGINSIPKNQLEASRATGLSFLQAYRFVILPQAFRIIIPPLISQSLNLIKNSSLVMTIGVMDLTYMARQIESYTFHGFEAFTVATVIYLCISLIVSLMINMYNKHFLLQIKY; from the coding sequence TTGAATTATCAGTTTGATTGGAATCTGGTTCTCAGCGGACAGTACGGGCAGTGGATAATTGACGGGGTCAAAGTAACCCTCCAGATATCCGCAGTATCCATCGTATTTACACTGCTTCTTGGGACAATTGTCGCAGTTATGCGCATGTCCAAGTTCAAGCCTTTTGAATGGTTCAGCTTTGCATTTGTTGAGTTTTTTAGAAACACACCTTTGCTGATTCAGATATTTTTCTGGTATTTCGGCTCATATTCCATTTTGCCTGATGGGGTAAATGAATGGCTTTATGATCATGATTTCGAATTTGCGGCCGGGGTAATTTCCCTGACTGTTTATACCGCAGCATTTGTTGCTGAAGAAATCAGGGCCGGAATTAATTCCATTCCCAAGAATCAGCTGGAAGCTTCCCGCGCGACCGGGCTTTCCTTTCTGCAGGCCTATCGGTTCGTTATTTTGCCGCAGGCTTTCAGAATCATTATTCCTCCCCTTATTTCCCAGTCGTTGAACCTGATCAAAAACTCGTCACTGGTCATGACTATCGGGGTTATGGACCTCACATACATGGCCCGCCAGATTGAATCCTACACTTTCCATGGATTCGAGGCGTTTACTGTGGCGACCGTTATCTATCTGTGTATCTCGTTGATCGTGTCGCTCATGATCAATATGTATAATAAGCATTTCCTGCTGCAAATTAAATACTAG
- a CDS encoding ABC transporter substrate-binding protein, with translation MRRLSIVVAMVLAMALCASVAMADKLQEVKARGVLVSGVKDAVVPFGYIDADTKKLVGLDIDICKYIAKELGVKAEFKPVTSATRIPMVVQGSIDLAAATMTHKIARDDTIDFSITYFMDGQKLLVKKGSGINSVADLKGKKVGTAKGSTSEQNILAAQPDCKVLSFEGYPQAMLALKQGKVKAVTTDSTILLGLKNSDPNPEKWEIVGEFISPEPYGIGLPENESNFRDAVNQALIKMWKSGDYKKAYNKWFGPDTKYYLPLTWNMEVWP, from the coding sequence ATGAGAAGACTCTCAATTGTTGTTGCTATGGTTTTGGCGATGGCCCTTTGCGCATCCGTCGCAATGGCCGATAAGTTGCAGGAAGTAAAAGCCCGCGGCGTTTTGGTCAGTGGTGTTAAAGATGCTGTTGTGCCTTTCGGTTACATCGATGCAGACACCAAGAAACTTGTCGGTCTTGATATCGACATCTGCAAATACATCGCCAAGGAACTGGGTGTTAAGGCTGAGTTCAAGCCCGTAACTTCCGCTACCCGTATCCCCATGGTTGTTCAGGGTTCTATTGACCTTGCCGCTGCTACCATGACTCACAAAATTGCCCGTGACGACACCATTGACTTCTCCATCACTTACTTCATGGACGGTCAGAAACTGCTCGTTAAAAAAGGTTCCGGCATCAATTCTGTTGCTGACCTGAAAGGCAAAAAAGTAGGTACTGCTAAAGGTTCCACTTCTGAGCAGAACATTCTGGCTGCACAGCCTGATTGTAAGGTTCTTTCCTTCGAAGGTTACCCCCAGGCAATGCTTGCTCTCAAACAGGGTAAAGTTAAAGCTGTTACTACTGACTCCACTATCCTCCTCGGTCTCAAGAACTCCGACCCCAACCCCGAAAAATGGGAAATCGTTGGTGAGTTCATTTCTCCCGAGCCTTACGGTATCGGCCTGCCCGAGAACGAGTCCAACTTCCGCGATGCAGTCAACCAGGCTCTCATCAAAATGTGGAAGAGCGGCGACTACAAGAAAGCATACAACAAGTGGTTCGGTCCTGATACCAAGTACTACCTGCCCCTTACCTGGAACATGGAAGTTTGGCCCTAA